The Oceanispirochaeta sp. M1 sequence AATCCCGTAATATCCCTTTAATGCTCTATCCCGAAGCCCTGGGAATTCTCTCCCGGGATCTCCCGGCTGCTGCGGTAGCCGGTGTACATGGAAAAACGACTACTACCGCAATCTGCGGCACACTGGTACAGGCCCTGGGAATGACAGGTTCTGTTCTGGTGGGAAGTGCAGTTCCTGCTTTCGGCAACAGATCCACCCTGACACAGGGGAGTGATTTTTTTCTGGCTGAAACCTGCGAATACCGTCGTCATTTTCTCCACTTTTCTCCCGACAGAATGATACTCACCTCAGTCGAGGCTGATCATCTTGATTATTTTAAGGATGAACAGGATGTGGAAGATGCCTTCTGCGAATTTATCGAAAGTTTGCCCCAAGGGGGGACTCTGATCTATTGTTCCGATGATCCCGGTGCTTCAAGAACAGTGAGGCGTATGTCAGATAAGAGGGCCGATCTGAAAATGATCCCCTATGGATTCGGAGCACAGGGTCCCGGCAGAATACGCAAGAAACCATCGGATATACCCGGAGAAAATCACTTTGTCCTGGGAGAGCTTAATGCCCTTTTCAGAGTCAGAATCCCCGGAGATCATGTGATTCAGGATGCCGCTGCAGCACTGCTTCTGGTTATGGATCAGTACTTTTCACAGCCGGAGCATCAGAAATCAGGATCAGAGCATGACAGCTCCTTTCTGAAGGCCCTTGAAGATGGAATCTTCAACTTTACCGGCAGCCGGCGCCGTTCCGAGATTGTAGGTGAAACCCGTGGAATCCTTGTGATGGACGATTACGGACACCACCCCTCGGCAGTAAGGAAAACCCTGGAAGGCATCAGAGATTTTTATCCCGGACGCCGTCTGGTGGTGGATTTCATGTCTCATACATATTCAAGAACAGCAGCTCTGCTGGATGACTTTGCCGCCTCCTTCGGAGCCGCCGATGAAGTTATTCTGCATAAAATATATGCCTCCGCCCGGGAAGAGTTCAGCGGCAGCATAACAGGCAGGGATCTTTTTAATAAAACCTGCCGGAATC is a genomic window containing:
- the murC gene encoding UDP-N-acetylmuramate--L-alanine ligase, whose amino-acid sequence is MFDESFTVLPGQKVYMVGIKGTGMAALAEIFQSRGLHVSGSDVEDEFYTDKVLQDLKIPYFRGFSENQVPSDIDFAVRSAAYDLNHPEVALLESRNIPLMLYPEALGILSRDLPAAAVAGVHGKTTTTAICGTLVQALGMTGSVLVGSAVPAFGNRSTLTQGSDFFLAETCEYRRHFLHFSPDRMILTSVEADHLDYFKDEQDVEDAFCEFIESLPQGGTLIYCSDDPGASRTVRRMSDKRADLKMIPYGFGAQGPGRIRKKPSDIPGENHFVLGELNALFRVRIPGDHVIQDAAAALLLVMDQYFSQPEHQKSGSEHDSSFLKALEDGIFNFTGSRRRSEIVGETRGILVMDDYGHHPSAVRKTLEGIRDFYPGRRLVVDFMSHTYSRTAALLDDFAASFGAADEVILHKIYASAREEFSGSITGRDLFNKTCRNHDNVKYYEEPSEALGYLEETLKEGDLFVTMGAGDNWQLGRSLYKKLEKTS